The nucleotide window ccacagaatctcacccacccactcctccgaaaaacctctcacctatgtctgagctattgaagtcctcaaattgtggtttaaagacttcaaggagcagagaatcctccagcaagtgacccgtgccccatgctacagaagaaggcgaaaaacctccagggcctcttccaatctgccctggaggaaaatggAGCAAGTGCTAAATGACATCAGCTAAGTAATAACACAGGGCTCCAACCTTTCCTCACAAGTAATTCCAGAAGGGAAAAACATCCATGGGACCATCAGTTTCATTGTTGACTACTGTGCCTATTGCCCTCCTATTTAAGCACTACCCAGGAAAATTAGACTTGCAAAGACCACTCACAAGTGAGTGTTTTATGAGCAGGCTTGTATTTAAAGCATATTAAGTAATCCAATGTCCTTGTCCTGAGAGGCAGATACTTCATATCTTCTCCATGGTGCAGATTGGAAAAACTTGATACCAAGAGGTTACGGATTTCAAGTTTTCAAACAGGTGCTTTAAGTTGAACAGggatttggatgcctaacttTAGACTCCTGTGACTTGGCCAGGGCTACATAATATCAACGCGGAGTCAGGATTAGAACTTAAGTTGCTGGCTCCTAAGCCTGCGCTCTGGTCACAGACCTAATGCTTTACTGACCATTTGTAAACAGTAAAAACAAACTACCTTTGCTATTTAGCTTATAGATGTCTTAAGAaacaaaaagatattacctccaaAGAGTTAAAATACCAGTTCATTCAGTTAAATAGATGGTCTGACACATTTATACTTTCACAAATGATTATGTATATGGCTGATCTTTGACAGTCTTACAGCTCTTACCATTCACTGGTTTAACCAGAGGTCCTGCTTACATCAAATTCTAAAAGGACTTGGATGAAGCCCTTGAAAGAGAACCTCACCTCAACAGTGATTACAGTGAAGGAACTTAAACCATTTGAAATTAGGAGTTTTAAAGAGTTCTGTAATCAAATGGCCTCATCATAATAGTAGGTGACACAGTAGGATACAACTTGGTATGAACATCATACAAAAAACTGCCCATAGCACACATGCTCTTAAGACAATCGTACAAGCACTTAGAGATAAGATGCCTCCACTTTTTTGGAATCCCAGGTTGTGTGTCTAGCCAGCTAATACATTAGGAGGATAGTAAAGAATGCAGCTACATGTAGCTAAAATACTGAATAGTCTGCTTAAACCGGGCCATCTCTTTGCAATTGATTTAGCCTTGAAATTATAATATATGACTGCTGCTTAAGTTTCATTTGAAAAGGGTGCATTTACCAGCATCTATGAGGCAAAAACTTAACTTTAAGCTGTAGTTTAAGAATGCAGAGGTTGCCAAATAAAGATGAAATGCAATATATTTATACAGTAcaatataaatatgtatttatgcttttcagacttttttttaaaaccccttgAAGTCAGGACAACAGGCTGTCCCACTTAACCTACTGTAGTTAATATATGGCAGTTAGGGGCCAAACTCTGCTAAAGTCACATTGATTTTATGGAGGGCTGCACAGGTACAAGtgagggcagaatcaggctctaagtGTTAACTACATGTAAAGCCATTTCATTACTATCCCATCTCTGGCTTTTTTCCAGACACACTGAGCTACTGAGTCCCTTCCCAAGCAGGGGATTTGTGTACAAACTGAATCAAATCAGGAATTGGTCATGTCAAAGAAAAAACTTCATCAGCTTCACATTTTTTGCAGAGTTCAGAGGAGCAAGAGAATTAATTTAGGATAATATGTACTTTTCTATCAAAGTCACAAGAGTTAAATAGTTCTCCATAATAAAAACACATATTTATAAATCCATTTCCCTGGTTTTATTAAATGTTCCACTTATGTACACTTTAAAGATGAACCATTTACAGGTCTGCACATGCTGCCTCCTGCTTTCCTTGGGTAATAGGGAAGGTTCTCAAAAACCTCTACGGAAACAGAAAGGTGCAGGTGCTTCTGATTTTTGTATGTCAAAATGCTTTCAGTTTATACCATAATACATacaattaaaaaaccctcaaacatGCAAATTGTAGAAAAATTTAAGCTGgcagtgaaaaataaaaacaaacgtCTTCCTTTTGTGCACATCACAGTTTGTTTCATTAAATCAGATTTTCTAATTCTAAGGAACGTAGTGTCTGATGCCACTGGTTAAAGCAGGTTTATCAACTACTAGTAGTTTAAAAAGGTCGTTTAATGGTCCATATAGTTTTAGCTCCCATCTATTGTACAGGAAGATCAAGACAGGCTTGTCTTGTCTCTTCCGTCATGTACCCTCTGTCAGTAATTCTTTGGAGGAAGGTGGGTGGGTATCAGATGGTTTCCTGGGTGGAGGAATGAAACCATCACACACAGTGTCCTCCAGTTGTCATGAAGTCTACTCAAAAACGAGAGGCTGGCTTTAACACTGTACCTAACTCCCTAAATGTAGATCTCAGTTCAACCCCAGTTCAAATACTAATGGCTCCTAAGAACCGTTGCTGGCATTGAACAGGCAAAATTCTATCGCTTGTGTTTTACCCTGTGTCAAGATTCACAAGCAAAGTCAttgctcttcttttcttttttaaaaaagaaacaaaaacccaaaTCTTAATGGCCAATAATAGAAGGTTTCACACATTAAAGCAATAATTCATATCTAAAGTTACTACAGAAACCTAAATCTCTGGgtcaagtgtttaaaaaaaaaaaaaaaaaaaatctgtgttaagACAACCAAAAGATTTATATACTGGTTCATtagctacatttttttttcctttctttagaaATGGTCACATTGACGATGTAGtataattcaaaacatttttgcacAATAAAACAGAAAACTATGATACAGTGAGGTAAAGAAAACGCAAAAATATTCACCCACAATATAGCTTCAGAAAATACCAACacagtgatttcttttttttctttttaaaaaaaaaaagcacaaaacttATAAATGAACAGCATAAATGGCTATTAATCTGAGTGATCACCTACAAATTTCCTAATCCCACAAATCCACAGGGAAGTGTAATGGTCTCAtccaacatttatttaaaaaataaccctTTCTGGATCATGATTCTCAGATTAGTGCTCAGATTTCCATCAGATCCAAATCAGCATCTTCAAAGCCATAGAAGGATTCAGTCTCGCTTTCCCCTTCAAAGAGCTGGTGGAGGATTTCTGGGTCTGTAGATTCTTCGGCACGGGTCCTATCCTGGAATCCAACTTCTTCGTCCTGCAGCTCATCGCTCAGCTTCAGCTGCTCCTCCAGAGAGGCAATCAGCTCCTCCTGCATGTCGGCATTGCGTGTGGGAGAGTTGGCCGTGCCATCGGGGCCCGGCAGCACGCTAGCCACCAGGAAGGACTGCTGCACGAGTTCAGGACAGTCGCCAATGACCTCCAGAACCTCCGCCAGCCAGCATAAAACCAGCTGGAGGAGAATGTCCGAGTCGCATGTGGAGTCCGCCATTTCCTTGGCTTGCTCTTTCCACTTTTTATGCAAGAAGTTTTTCACAGTCCTTTTTATACACACATCTAGGGGTTGGATTTtggagctgcagccagcaggAACTACGGCTGGCAGAGTGCTGGATGCATTCAGTAAGGAAAGTACCTCTTCAGACAGATGTGTTCGGTGGCAATCCAGCACCAGCATGCCCTTGCTGTTCTGGCACTCTGTGTGCTTCTGCCACACTCTAGAAGACCACAGCTCCATGATTTCGTCATCGCTGTACCCATTCTCCTTTGCTTCCAATATAATAGACTCCGGCACGTTGGCAGGCTGCTCTACATGACCCCTGTAGAACACCAGAGTTGGCAGAATGCTGCCATCAGCTAAGATAGCGAGGACAACGTCGCACCAGGGCTCCCCGGTCCCCACTGTCTGCAATGCATTCTCTTTCCTGTCGTCGCTGCTCAGTACCTCCACATCAAGGAAAAGAGAGATCTCGTCAATGGCTGCGATCATGGAGAGCGGCAGGTCCTGGGTGTGGATCTGCCGTTGCACAAACTCAATGAAGCAGCTGGCATTTTCGTCTACGTCTTTGGGGAGAGGGTGAGCCACTGCTCTGCGGGTGTGCAGGCTGAGGTTGTGCCTGAGCATGAACCTCACCGCCCATTCGTAGGAGATCTTGAAGCCTCCCTCAAGGGACCGGCCAATCTTGGTTGCCTTCTGAAAGAGAGTCTCCTCGTTcacaggcagctgctgctctctttgTGTGAGGACCCACTCTGCTAGCTTCTCTTCAGCCTCTAAGCTGAGGTACTTGCCCTCTGACAAAGATGCTAAGTTGTCTTCTTGGAAAGCTTGAAACCTTCGCAGCCAGCGCCTGATACGCCTCTGAGGATTCCTGAAGTGCTCTGCTGCCTGTTCAGTGTTGCAGCACAAGGCAAACAGTACGACACGAAGCTTTTTCACGGACAGTTGTTCCTTTTTGCTTACAGGTTCGGGCTCTTTTGCTGGCTGTTCTTCTTCTTGATCATCAATATTTAAGCACTCTTCCTCCTGACTAACCGCAGGTCTCTTATATGCCTCTAGCACTGCTTCAGGCTCCAACTCATCCTTCTCAGCtaacaaaggctttgttttcaCAGTAGCAGCTTTACTTGGGGGATAGGTGGAGTATATATTCTTCATGCTTCCGTCATGGGGCTGGCTGTGCCTTGAAGGGAGAGAACACAGAGAACCAGcttaaaacaagaaaaacaaaaacagggaaCAAAAACTAGAAGAGTATTTGGCAGATGAGAGATGTCAAACAGTTTACCTTGAATGTGAAATCCAAGTGGGCCctgaaaaaggaaatatttggaGGTTAGTTTGCAAACAGAAAGTGAAACATCAAgacagacaacaacaacaaaaatcattttttctaAGATGATGATCTTGTACCTCTACAGCATCAGTCATCCTGAAGGATCTCAACACAATTTGCAAACACTTTATATCTATAATTTCACACCCATAGAGTAATCATGTATccaacactgaaatgcagccacctctgggttgaTGCACAGCAGCTAACAATGCACAGTAACACTAGACAATGACCATTAAAACCAGCAGAGAAATACTGTATTCATTTGAATTCACAGGAGGAATACAGTTAGGCCGGATATAGGCCAGTAAACTGGAATTTGCCCAGGCCACTGGACGTAACGCCTTCCTTTAGCAAAATGTAATAGGGATATTTAATGTCAAGCGTCTAGTATGCAAGTTTTAAGACCCATCCAAAATTGTAATTTCAGCGGCAGCACAATGCCTCTTAGCCTCTCACTGGTTCAACAGTGTCTCAGAGGAAAAGTAACTTACTAACAGCATTCATGCAGCCCCTGGATGAGTCCCACAGCCAGAGAGCTGTAACTATAtgcaaaaaaggaaaggagataTTAAACCAACCCCTCAAACCTCCAGAATAGACAGACTCTCTCATTCTGTTATGAAGGGTCCACAACACTACAGATCTACCTACAAGTCCTATAGCCTgggttatacagcaggtcagactagctgatcacagtggTTGCTTCTGACCTtctaatctatgaatctactctATGTTTTACATATAAATAGCATGGAAAGCTAGAGGAAttataggccaaattcatcccaaatAGATACACCAGGGAAGCATCTGGCCCATAATCTATAAATAATGCATTATGCCCAACATTACTATTATGCTACAGTATAATGTGACATTTCTGCTTCATCTCAAAATCTTACCTCGGAAAATGATGTTACTGAACTCATGTGATGGGTTGAAGACCAGATGCTTGGCCATTGCATCACCTTCAGATGTTGCAAAAAGACAGGAGGCACAGGCCAACTTTACCCCGctaggagggggaagagaaaagaagtaTATAATAACACCAGCATCACAACAAACATATGCATTTCATATAAAGCAGCAACCATTAATAAAGAGATCTGGAAAGTTCTCATGGAGACTAAAGAGGAGTTAATATTACCTCcttattgactgggtacatgtcacctcaggatgggattcagagataaaatttctagacaccattactgactgcttcttggagcagctagtcctggaagccacaaggggagaagcaattcttgatttagttctaagtggaagactggatctggtccaagaggcgaatatagctgaaccacttggcAATATCAaccacaatgtaattaaatttacaTTCTTGTAGGGGAGAAAATACCTAAGAAATCCACCACAGTAGCACTTAacctcaaaaaggggaactacacaaaaatgaggaggctagttacatggaaattaaaagaaacagtcacaaaagtgaaatgtgtgcaagctgcatggaaatttttttaaaaaacaccataatagaggctcaaactaaatgtatccCCGCTCccaaaaaacagtaagaggaccagaaaaaaaccaccatggctaaacaacagagtaaaagaggcggttaaagacaaaaagacatcttttaaaaactgaaagtcAACTTCTAGTGAAGAAAACAGAAAGGAACATACATCCTTGCAAGTCAAGCATAATTAggcaggtcaaaaaagaatttaaagaacaactagcaaaagacaagaACTAAAAGTAAaactaacttcagtaccagcaaAATAGtttaaactacagtaaagaacagaattatcagacacatagatgaacatgatacgttggggaagagccaatacagcttttgtaaagggaaatcatgcctcaccaacctatcAGACTTCTTTGGGGAcagggtcaacaaacatatggacaagggtgatctagtgCACATAGTGTACTTTgcctttcagaaaacctttgacaaggtccctcatcaaaggctcttaagcaaagtaagcagtcatgggaaaaAGAGGCAAgttcctctcctggatcagtgattggttaaaagatagaaaacaaagagtaggactaaattatcagttttcacagtggagaaaggtaaacagcaaGGTCCCCCAAAGATCCGTACTGGGACTAGTGCTGTTATAACAGTCACAAATGATTAGgaaaaaaaggtaaaacagtgagttggcaaaattttcagatgatacaaaattactccagaCAGTtaggtccaaagcagactgcaaagagttacaaagtgacctcacaaaactgggtgactgggcaacaaaatggcagatgatattcaatgttgataaatgcaaagtaatgcacactggaagacATAATTCcaagtatacatacaaaatgatggtgtctaaattagctgttaccgcacAAGAAATCAATCTTGGGAgttatcatggatagttctctgaaaacatctgttcgaTGTGCGCCagtcaaaaaacctaacagaatgctgggaaccaTCAGAAaacggatagataataagacaaaaaatatcataataccaccaTATATAAAAACATGGTATGCCCATactttgaatactgcgtgcagttatGGTCATCCCATCTGATAAAAgatagattagaattggaaaaagtacacagaagggaaacaaaaattattagggggatggTACAGCtttcatgtgaggagagattaaaaagacaggactgttcagcctggaaaagagacaactgaggggagatatgatagaggtttagaaaatcatgaatggtgtggagaaagcgagTAAGGATGTGTTATTCACCcctccacataacacaagaaccaggggtcagtaataggcagcagatttaaaacaagcataaggaagtacttcttcacataccatacagtcaacctggggaagtcattgccaggggatgtggtaaaggccaaaagtataactgaattaaaaaaagaattagataaagttcctggaggatagatccatcgatggctattaactaagagggtcagggatgcaatctcatgctctgggtgtcctaaaagaagctgggactggatgacagggtgTGGATCACTCAGTAAagtgccttgttctgttcactccttctgaagcttctggcactggccgctattggaagacaggatactggtctgcgACAGATAATtgatctgacctagtatggccattcttatgaccaaattctgccttcaacTGCGTAAGTGCATTTCCCATTATGTGCCACATGAAGTTAGCtcacactaaggctatgtctacactactgcggtaagtcaacctacgctatgcaactccagctacatgaataatgtagctggagttgacgtaacttaggtcaagttaccgcggggtctacactgcagggggtcgacgggagaaactctcgcatcgacttaccttactcttctcgctGAGGgtagagtacaggagtcgactggagagcaatctgctgtcgatttggcgggtcttcactagacccactaaattgactgcCAGAGGATCGATCTGAGAGCGTCGATccaagctgtagtgtagacctgccctaagaagTCATTAGGAGTTGCAGGTTATCCAGGGTAAAGTAAGACCCAGGATCTTGTGCTCTGTTTAAACACCTTTTTGCtattacagaaaaaatatattggatCTTCTTGAGAAAGTGGATAATTACAGAAGATGGCAGAGTTAGAAGATcagaaaataaatcactttagATGGTTAGGAAATTAAAATAAGATGTAATCAAGTTTGGCATTACCAGGCAGTATAGTTTTTAAACAAGGCCAAGTATTTTGGACTCTTCCGAGGAACGTGGTTGCTGtaagataaaaaacaaacatatttacTAGAGGCTCAGGATTATTCTGCATATTTAGGCCAGACAAAAAATCATGCACACTTATTCAGAGAAACCTGATCCTATTTTAGAACCATTCTGTTGTAAGTTTCCCTATCTTTCAATTAAGGTTTCAGGGGAATGGAATTCCTATCCCTGATTAAACTGCTTGACCCTGGTTCTGGGGGCAACTGTGCTGCATACATCCATTGTTTTCCAGGATCTGTAGGCTTGTGTGATTAACTACATCTTTCAATGAACTATATACTTGAACCTATTTTAGGAGCAAGACAGCAATATCCCTGCTCTGAAACCCACACTTCTCAGCGACTTGCACCAGGTGGCAGTTAATGACAGTTCTCACCTAGTAATGTTATTTATCACAGTCACTGATGCTCAAGAACTTGGAGAGGTTTTTAGGCCCAATGGTCTAGAGCAGGATCACCAAATCCTGATTCTGAATGGGGAGGGCAACTGCAAAAGTTAGATGGGGTATTTCTAAGTGGCTGACAAATTAAAAGGAGTCGGGATGCGTGTGTCTGTGCATGTCCCTTATGTGAACTGAAATCCACTGAGATTAATCCTCATCCAGCATTTGCCCTCAACTGTTCGCTCAAATCATTTAGGTGTATAAAGAAACCCATTACCACCCACTGTACCATTGATACAAACCACATGCACACTGCCCTATAACCCACTTCTAGTGAACTGGAACTTACTGATCCCCCAGTAAAGGAGAATGTCAATCTAAGGAGGAGGCGGTTCCAGTGTATTAGAGAGGTTTGCTTTTCTAGAGAGTCCTTTTTACACCTACTTGATCATATGGTTGGCATAAGCTCTGGAGCAGCAAGTGCTATAACGACACAGCGAACAGTGGACGTAGGTAGGAAAGTGGTTTGGGAAATCTGGGATTTCGAAGCTGCACTCCAAGCACGTCTGCCTCCCCAGAACACTCCTGCAGATGAAAGGGGACACTCTCATCAGTGGCTGTACAGATACTTTGTGGAGTTACAATTTCTGTTACTACAAACCCTTTCAGGCTGGCAGACACAAAAGACAAAGCTAACCAGCAAACAGTGAAGACTATCATTGACAGAGGCAAACTTCCAGAAAAAATTGCAGTCAAAATAATCTCCTCTGACCTATACTTTCAGTCCTAGCTACATAGATCGTCTTAGCGTTAGGCTTTAGTTTCACCATTTGTGACACCTCGTTAAGGAATCACTCTCTTATGCCATGTACTCAAATACAGTGGACTGCCCTAACCAGAAAAATTAAGGCTGCAGTGTGGGACCTCTAAGGGAGACAGGatgagagggggaagagaaagagggaggCTCCCCTGGGCTCTCTACAGGGAAAACCCcacaaaagagaaaattaaaaaaaaaaattgtttaaatcaTTTGACTTAATCCTGGTCTTGTGGAAAGCTGGCTTCTCCTGGCATGATAGTTCTTCCTGGCAGTGGACAAGCCGAAACTGCACAGTGCCGAGGAGCAGACTGCCATCAATGGTGGCATAACATAGCTGACTGCATTTTCTTTAACAACCTTTTAGTTTGAAACTTAGCAAGAAGTTCTGACATTTTCTTGACTGCTCTCTTCTGGATGTTCCTCTGGACGGGTGGGTACAGGAAGATGGGCTGGGGGTCCGTAGAAGTCGTCAGTGGAGTGGCTTCCTGCAAGGTGCCCTGTGGCGCATCAGACGAAGATACTGGCACTGTCCGCGGCTGTCCTCTAGATGCTCTAATTGTAACCTGCAGCAAATGACAGATACCTCAGCTTTGCATATCTTAAGACATGTGCTGCCCCACTCCTGATCTCTGCTCCTCAGCTTTGCAATGGTCTGC belongs to Natator depressus isolate rNatDep1 chromosome 24, rNatDep2.hap1, whole genome shotgun sequence and includes:
- the POGZ gene encoding pogo transposable element with ZNF domain isoform X7, whose translation is MADTDLFMECEEEELEPWQKISDVIEDSVVEDYNSVDKTATVSVSLQPVSAPLPIVAHASIGGNLSTATSVSSSGAQNSDSAKKTLVTLFANNNGPLPQSVHRNNAADRMAANPLVQQGGQPLILTQNPTSGLGTMVTQPVLRPVQVMQNANHVTNSPVSSQPIFITTQGFPVRNVRPVQNTMNQVGIVLNVQQGQTVRPITLVPAPGTQFVKPTVGVPQVFSQMAQVRPGTTMPVRPTTNTFTTVIPATLTIRSTVPQSQSQQQMSIASFVTVKRPGVTGENSNEVAKLVNTLNTIPSLGQSPGPLVVSNSSPAHGSQRSSVSESSSSSSSLKVSSSPVPTFDLQDGGRKVCPRCNAQFRVTEALRGHMCYCCPEMVEFLKKGKSLEPEPNIQPTKPPSPEKTAAVASPPSSTPIPALSPPAKAPEQSENAGDSSQSKLIMLVDDFYYGRDGGKVTQLLNFPKVPTSFRCPHCTKRLKNNIRFMNHMKHHVELDQQNGEVDVHTICQHCYRQFSTPFQLQCHLENVHSPYESTTKCKICEWAFESEPMFLQHMKDTHKPGEMPYVCQVCQYRSSLYSEVDSHFRMIHEDTRHLLCPYCLKVFKNGNAFQQHFMRHQVTQKKSVYHCNKCRLQFLFAKDKIEHKLQHHKTFRKPKQLEGLKPGTKVTIRASRGQPRTVPVSSSDAPQGTLQEATPLTTSTDPQPIFLYPPVQRNIQKRAVKKMSELLAKFQTKRSVLGRQTCLECSFEIPDFPNHFPTYVHCSLCRYSTCCSRAYANHMINNHVPRKSPKYLALFKNYTACGVKLACASCLFATSEGDAMAKHLVFNPSHEFSNIIFRGPTWISHSRHSQPHDGSMKNIYSTYPPSKAATVKTKPLLAEKDELEPEAVLEAYKRPAVSQEEECLNIDDQEEEQPAKEPEPVSKKEQLSVKKLRVVLFALCCNTEQAAEHFRNPQRRIRRWLRRFQAFQEDNLASLSEGKYLSLEAEEKLAEWVLTQREQQLPVNEETLFQKATKIGRSLEGGFKISYEWAVRFMLRHNLSLHTRRAVAHPLPKDVDENASCFIEFVQRQIHTQDLPLSMIAAIDEISLFLDVEVLSSDDRKENALQTVGTGEPWCDVVLAILADGSILPTLVFYRGHVEQPANVPESIILEAKENGYSDDEIMELWSSRVWQKHTECQNSKGMLVLDCHRTHLSEEVLSLLNASSTLPAVVPAGCSSKIQPLDVCIKRTVKNFLHKKWKEQAKEMADSTCDSDILLQLVLCWLAEVLEVIGDCPELVQQSFLVASVLPGPDGTANSPTRNADMQEELIASLEEQLKLSDELQDEEVGFQDRTRAEESTDPEILHQLFEGESETESFYGFEDADLDLMEI
- the POGZ gene encoding pogo transposable element with ZNF domain isoform X4; protein product: MADTDLFMECEEEELEPWQKISDVIEDSVVEDYNSVDKTATVSVSLQPVSAPLPIVAHASIGGNLSTATSVSSSGAQNSDSAKKTLVTLFANNNGPLPQSVHRNNAADRMAANPLVQQGGQPLILTQNPTSGLGTMVTQPVLRPVQVMQNANHVTNSPVSSQPIFITTQGFPVRNVRPVQNTMNQVGIVLNVQQGQTVRPITLVPAPGTQFVKPTVGVPQVFSQMAQVRPGTTMPVRPTTNTFTTVIPATLTIRSTVPQSQSQQQSKSTPSTSTTPTSTQPTTLGQLTVQQPGQSSQATNPKLVSIASFVTVKRPGVTGENSNEVAKLVNTLNTIPSLGQSPGPLVVSNSSPAHGSQRSSVSESSSSSSSLKDGGRKVCPRCNAQFRVTEALRGHMCYCCPEMVEFLKKGKSLEPEPNIQPTKPPSPEKTAAVASPPSSTPIPALSPPAKAPEQSENAGDSSQSKLIMLVDDFYYGRDGGKVTQLLNFPKVPTSFRCPHCTKRLKNNIRFMNHMKHHVELDQQNGEVDVHTICQHCYRQFSTPFQLQCHLENVHSPYESTTKCKICEWAFESEPMFLQHMKDTHKPGEMPYVCQVCQYRSSLYSEVDSHFRMIHEDTRHLLCPYCLKVFKNGNAFQQHFMRHQVTQKKSVYHCNKCRLQFLFAKDKIEHKLQHHKTFRKPKQLEGLKPGTKVTIRASRGQPRTVPVSSSDAPQGTLQEATPLTTSTDPQPIFLYPPVQRNIQKRAVKKMSELLAKFQTKRSVLGRQTCLECSFEIPDFPNHFPTYVHCSLCRYSTCCSRAYANHMINNHVPRKSPKYLALFKNYTACGVKLACASCLFATSEGDAMAKHLVFNPSHEFSNIIFRGPTWISHSRHSQPHDGSMKNIYSTYPPSKAATVKTKPLLAEKDELEPEAVLEAYKRPAVSQEEECLNIDDQEEEQPAKEPEPVSKKEQLSVKKLRVVLFALCCNTEQAAEHFRNPQRRIRRWLRRFQAFQEDNLASLSEGKYLSLEAEEKLAEWVLTQREQQLPVNEETLFQKATKIGRSLEGGFKISYEWAVRFMLRHNLSLHTRRAVAHPLPKDVDENASCFIEFVQRQIHTQDLPLSMIAAIDEISLFLDVEVLSSDDRKENALQTVGTGEPWCDVVLAILADGSILPTLVFYRGHVEQPANVPESIILEAKENGYSDDEIMELWSSRVWQKHTECQNSKGMLVLDCHRTHLSEEVLSLLNASSTLPAVVPAGCSSKIQPLDVCIKRTVKNFLHKKWKEQAKEMADSTCDSDILLQLVLCWLAEVLEVIGDCPELVQQSFLVASVLPGPDGTANSPTRNADMQEELIASLEEQLKLSDELQDEEVGFQDRTRAEESTDPEILHQLFEGESETESFYGFEDADLDLMEI
- the POGZ gene encoding pogo transposable element with ZNF domain isoform X1, producing the protein MADTDLFMECEEEELEPWQKISDVIEDSVVEDYNSVDKTATVSVSLQPVSAPLPIVAHASIGGNLSTATSVSSSGAQNSDSAKKTLVTLFANNNGPLPQSVHRNNAADRMAANPLVQQGGQPLILTQNPTSGLGTMVTQPVLRPVQVMQNANHVTNSPVSSQPIFITTQGFPVRNVRPVQNTMNQVGIVLNVQQGQTVRPITLVPAPGTQFVKPTVGVPQVFSQMAQVRPGTTMPVRPTTNTFTTVIPATLTIRSTVPQSQSQQQSKSTPSTSTTPTSTQPTTLGQLTVQQPGQSSQATNPKLVSIASFVTVKRPGVTGENSNEVAKLVNTLNTIPSLGQSPGPLVVSNSSPAHGSQRSSVSESSSSSSSLKVSSSPVPTFDLQDGGRKVCPRCNAQFRVTEALRGHMCYCCPEMVEFLKKGKSLEPEPNIQPTKPPSPEKTAAVASPPSSTPIPALSPPAKAPEQSENAGDSSQSKLIMLVDDFYYGRDGGKVTQLLNFPKVPTSFRCPHCTKRLKNNIRFMNHMKHHVELDQQNGEVDVHTICQHCYRQFSTPFQLQCHLENVHSPYESTTKCKICEWAFESEPMFLQHMKDTHKPGEMPYVCQVCQYRSSLYSEVDSHFRMIHEDTRHLLCPYCLKVFKNGNAFQQHFMRHQVTQKKSVYHCNKCRLQFLFAKDKIEHKLQHHKTFRKPKQLEGLKPGTKVTIRASRGQPRTVPVSSSDAPQGTLQEATPLTTSTDPQPIFLYPPVQRNIQKRAVKKMSELLAKFQTKRSVLGRQTCLECSFEIPDFPNHFPTYVHCSLCRYSTCCSRAYANHMINNHVPRKSPKYLALFKNYTACGVKLACASCLFATSEGDAMAKHLVFNPSHEFSNIIFRGPTWISHSRHSQPHDGSMKNIYSTYPPSKAATVKTKPLLAEKDELEPEAVLEAYKRPAVSQEEECLNIDDQEEEQPAKEPEPVSKKEQLSVKKLRVVLFALCCNTEQAAEHFRNPQRRIRRWLRRFQAFQEDNLASLSEGKYLSLEAEEKLAEWVLTQREQQLPVNEETLFQKATKIGRSLEGGFKISYEWAVRFMLRHNLSLHTRRAVAHPLPKDVDENASCFIEFVQRQIHTQDLPLSMIAAIDEISLFLDVEVLSSDDRKENALQTVGTGEPWCDVVLAILADGSILPTLVFYRGHVEQPANVPESIILEAKENGYSDDEIMELWSSRVWQKHTECQNSKGMLVLDCHRTHLSEEVLSLLNASSTLPAVVPAGCSSKIQPLDVCIKRTVKNFLHKKWKEQAKEMADSTCDSDILLQLVLCWLAEVLEVIGDCPELVQQSFLVASVLPGPDGTANSPTRNADMQEELIASLEEQLKLSDELQDEEVGFQDRTRAEESTDPEILHQLFEGESETESFYGFEDADLDLMEI